A single region of the Palaemon carinicauda isolate YSFRI2023 chromosome 17, ASM3689809v2, whole genome shotgun sequence genome encodes:
- the Trx2 gene encoding thioredoxin-2 translates to MVYEIKDKEDFDKQLEEAGDKLIIVDFHATWCGPCKMIAPKLEAMSQEMTNVVFLKVDVDEVEEVAVAYQITCMPTFVFIKNKEKIDHFSGANEAKIREYLEKNQ, encoded by the exons GAAGATTTTGACAAGCAGCTAGAAGAAGCTGGCGACAAGCTTATTATCGTCGACTTCCATGCCACCTGGTGTGGGCCATGCAAGATGATTGCTCCTAAACTGGAG GCCATGAGCCAGGAGATGACAAACGTGGTGTTCCTCAAGGTGGACGTCGATGAGGTGGAGGAGGTTGCCGTGGCCTACCAGATCACATGTATGCCCACTTTTGTTTTCATCAAAAACAAGGAGAAG ATTGACCACTTCTCTGGAGCTAACGAGGCCAAGATTCGAGAATACCTGGAGAAGAATCAGTAG